The following are from one region of the Streptomyces decoyicus genome:
- a CDS encoding ROK family transcriptional regulator, producing the protein MSSNDIAHGGFAGNPGANLPALRGHNAALVLGLLRAAGEEGVSRLELAGRIGLTPQAVSKITARLRADGMVAEAGRRASTGGKPATVLRLVPGARHAVGLHLDRDELTAVLADLAGEAVAVRRAPLAFEAGAGQVLATAEREVAALRAEAGGPPVLGAGVACPGPLDHTTGVLHRVTGAPRWDGFPLRDALAERLGLPVVLDKDTNAAALGLAHDNDVLSGAGSFGYLHLGTGLGAGLVLGGSLYRGARTGAGEFGHQIVQWDGPICGCGRRGCIEALCLAAVARGDLPGAARALGVGAANLVELLDIDRVLLGGRTVLEHPQAFLGGVAQALDEQAGTRGRAGAGRAVPVALARGGARTVADGAAELVLAPLFGARQS; encoded by the coding sequence GTGAGCAGCAACGACATCGCCCACGGCGGCTTCGCCGGCAACCCGGGCGCCAACCTTCCCGCGCTGCGCGGCCACAACGCCGCACTGGTGCTCGGGCTGCTGCGCGCGGCCGGCGAGGAGGGCGTCAGCCGGCTGGAGCTCGCCGGCCGCATCGGGCTGACCCCGCAGGCCGTCAGCAAGATCACCGCCCGGCTGCGGGCCGACGGCATGGTCGCCGAGGCGGGCCGCCGTGCCTCCACGGGCGGGAAGCCCGCCACCGTCCTGCGGCTGGTCCCCGGCGCCCGGCACGCCGTCGGGCTGCACCTGGACCGCGATGAGCTCACCGCCGTACTCGCCGACCTCGCGGGGGAAGCGGTCGCCGTACGCCGCGCCCCGCTCGCCTTCGAAGCGGGCGCCGGGCAGGTGCTCGCCACCGCCGAACGGGAGGTCGCTGCGCTGCGCGCGGAAGCCGGCGGGCCGCCGGTCCTGGGCGCCGGGGTGGCCTGCCCCGGCCCGCTGGACCACACCACCGGCGTCCTGCACCGGGTCACCGGCGCGCCCCGGTGGGACGGCTTCCCCCTGCGGGACGCTCTCGCCGAACGACTCGGCCTGCCCGTCGTCCTCGACAAGGACACCAATGCGGCGGCGCTCGGCCTGGCCCATGACAACGACGTACTGTCGGGCGCCGGCTCGTTCGGATATCTGCATCTGGGCACCGGACTCGGCGCCGGGCTCGTACTGGGCGGCAGCCTCTACCGCGGCGCGCGCACCGGCGCCGGGGAGTTCGGCCACCAGATCGTGCAGTGGGACGGGCCGATTTGCGGCTGCGGGCGGCGCGGCTGCATCGAGGCGCTGTGCCTGGCCGCGGTGGCGCGCGGCGACCTGCCGGGCGCGGCGCGGGCGCTGGGTGTGGGCGCCGCCAACCTCGTCGAGCTGCTGGACATCGACCGGGTGCTGCTCGGCGGGCGCACCGTCCTGGAGCATCCCCAAGCCTTCCTCGGGGGCGTGGCCCAGGCGCTCGACGAGCAGGCCGGCACCCGCGGCAGAGCCGGTGCCGGGCGCGCGGTGCCGGTGGCGCTCGCCCGGGGCGGTGCGCGGACGGTCGCGGACGGGGCGGCGGAACTGGTGCTGGCACCCCTGTTCGGGGCGCGGCAGTCGTGA